One region of Cucurbita pepo subsp. pepo cultivar mu-cu-16 chromosome LG03, ASM280686v2, whole genome shotgun sequence genomic DNA includes:
- the LOC111791898 gene encoding receptor like protein 42-like: MANLLLLLSCLFLIPIWSILLPIETNMVLGRCPEDQRSLLLELKNNLTYQSDLSVKLVLWNESVAYCNWKGVTCDDACVIGLDLSDEFISGGIDNSSSLFRLRFLRSLNLGFNRFNSTMPSGFERLSSLSVLNMSNSGFGGQIPIGISSLTGLVMLDLTGSFLFQPLTLKLENPNLTSLVNNLTNLRALYLDGVDLSAAGREWCKALSSSLHNLRVLSLSDCSLSGPLDSSLAKLQNLSEIRLDSNFFSSPVPKEFADFPNLTSLHLSNSRLFGEFPQRIFQVSTLQTLDLSLNLLLKGSLPDFQFNGSLQVLLLRVTNFSGELPNSIGYFKNLTRLDLESCNFGGSIPNSIEKLTQLTYMDLSSNRFVGPIPSLSLLKNLTVLNLAHNGLNGSMLSTEWEELSNLVNLDLRNNSLTGNVPLSLFHHPAIQKIHLSYNQFTGSLNELADVSSFLLDTLTLKSNRLGGPFPLSFFKLRGLNILSLSFNNFTGKLKLDMFKQLKNMTRLELSSNSLSVETESTDSSSTFPQMTTLKLASCKLKKFPDFLKTQSLLNSLDLSDNELQGKVPLWIWGLRTVSQLNLSCNSLAGFEGSPKNLSSRLYLLDLHSNKFEGPLSFFPPSPTYLDFSNNSFSSVIPPAVGNYLASTIFFSLSRNSFEGSIPESICNTINLKVLDLSSNNLSGMLPQCLTQRTDHLVVLNLRGNALNGPIPISFPVNCSLRTLDLSGNNIEGELPKSLSNCRHLEVLDIGNNQIQDIFPCPLKNISTLRVLVLRSNKFHGRFGCQESNGSWESLQIVDISRNNFNGSISGKSIVKWKAMVNEEDYSKSRAIHLRFSFFKFSSVNYQDTVTITSKGLNVELKKILTIFTSIDFSCNHFDGQIPIEVGQLRALYLLNLSHNSLSGEIPSSIGNLSQLGSLDLSNNRLNGIIPSDLARLSFLGVLNLSYNLLVGKIPIGPQIQTFSPDSFVGNEGLCGSPLPKECKTDIRPSSDTRTSAGGVSENEFEWKYIIITFGFISGAITGAIAGLWVWEKKSDTLMRWASALGFGIKKRV; the protein is encoded by the coding sequence ATGGCGAATCTGCTGCTGCTACTTTCATGCCTTTTTCTCATACCCATATGGTCGATATTACTTCCAATTGAAACTAATATGGTGCTTGGACGATGCCCTGAGGATCAGCGGTCCCTGTTGCTCGAATTGAAGAATAATCTCACATACCAATCTGATTTGTCCGTCAAACTGGTTCTGTGGAATGAAAGTGTAGCGTACTGTAATTGGAAGGGTGTTACCTGTGATGACGCCTGTGTTATCGGTCTTGATTTGAGCGATGAGTTCATTTCCGGTGGGATTGATAATTCCAGTAGTCTTTTCCGTCTTCGGTTCTTGCGAAGTTTGAACTTGGGTTTCAACCGGTTCAATTCCACGATGCCGTCTGGATTTGAGAGGCTTTCGAGTTTGAGTGTGCTGAATATGTCTAATTCTGGATTTGGGGGACAGATTCCAATTGGGATCTCAAGCTTAACAGGGTTGGTTATGCTCGATCTTACTGGCTCATTTCTCTTTCAACCTTTGACACTGAAGCTTGAGAACCCAAATTTGACGTCTCTTGTTAACAATTTGACCAATTTGAGAGCTCTATATCTTGATGGTGTAGATTTATCAGCTGCGGGAAGAGAGTGGTGCAAGGCCTTATCGTCTTCACTGCATAATCTGAGAGTGTTGAGTTTGTCGGACTGTTCACTTTCTGGACCTCTTGATTCTTCACTTGCGAAGCTTCAAAATCTATCAGAAATTCGTCTGGATAGCAACTTCTTTTCCTCACCGGTTCCCAAGGAATTTGCAGATTTCCCAAATTTGACTTCGCTGCATCTTAGCAATTCAAGATTATTTGGAGAATTCCCTCAAAGAATATTCCAGGTATCAACTCTCCAAACTCTGGACTTATCCCTGAATCTATTGCTGAAAGGTTCTCTTCCAGATTTCCAATTCAATGGATCCCTTCAAGTTCTTTTGCTTCGTGTCACAAATTTCTCCGGGGAACTGCCAAATTCTATTGGATATTTTAAGAACTTGACCAGATTAGACTTGGAGAGTTGCAACTTTGGTGGGTCCATCCCAAATTCTATCGAGAAGCTTACACAACTCACATATATGGATCTTTCGAGCAACAGATTTGTTGGTCCAATCCCATCCTTATCCTTATTGAAGAATCTTACAGTTTTGAACCTTGCCCATAATGGGTTGAATGGTTCCATGCTTTCCACTGAATGGGAAGAGCTTTCCAATCTTGTTAACCTTGACCTGCGTAACAATTCTCTCACTGGAAATGTTCCTTTATCTCTGTTCCATCATCCCGCAATCCAGAAAATTCATCTCAGCTACAACCAATTTACTGGTAGTTTGAATGAGCTCGCCGACGTGTCCTCATTCTTACTTGATACCCTTACATTGAAGAGCAATCGGTTAGGAGGTCCATTCCCATTGTCGTTTTTTAAACTTCGAGGTCTTAATATTCTCTCACTTTCATTCAACAATTTTACTGGAAAATTGAAGCTAGACATGTTCAAGCAGCTTAAGAATATGACGAGACTTGAACTCTCAAGTAACAGTTTGTCAGTTGAAACAGAGAGTACTGATTCAAGTTCTACCTTTCCTCAAATGACCACACTGAAGTTGGCCTCTTGTAAGTTAAAAAAGTTCCCTGACTTCTTGAAAACCCAATCTCTGCTCAACTCTCTTGATCTCTCTGATAATGAACTTCAAGGAAAAGTACCTCTTTGGATTTGGGGACTCAGAACTGTTTCTCAATTAAATCTTTCTTGCAACTCTCTTGCTGGTTTTGAAGGATCACCAAAGAATCTTTCTTCCCGTCTCTATCTTCTTGACCTTCATTCCAACAAATTTGAAGGGCCACTTTCGTTCTTTCCTCCATCTCCTACCTATTTGGATTTCTCCAATAACAGTTTCAGTTCTGTTATTCCACCTGCGGTCGGAAACTACCTTGCgtctacaattttcttttctctgtcAAGAAATTCTTTTGAAGGTAGTATTCCGGAATCCATATGCAATACTATAAATCTTAAAGTACTGGATTTGTCTAGTAATAACTTGAGTGGCATGCTTCCCCAATGTCTAACTCAGAGGACTGATCATCTTGTGGTACTAAATCTCAGAGGAAACGCCTTAAATGGCCCTATTCCTATTTCATTTCCAGTTAATTGCAGTCTAAGGACTCTTGATCTAAGTGGAAACAACATTGAAGGGGAGTTACCGAAATCTTTATCCAATTGCCGTCATTTGGAGGTCTTGGACATTGGGAATAATCAGATACAAGACATCTTTCCATGCCCATTGAAGAACATATCCACTTTGCGGGTACTTGTTCTTCGCTCGAACAAATTTCATGGGAGGTTTGGATGTCAGGAGAGCAATGGCAGCTGGGAGAGCCTGCAAATTGTGGACATATCTCGAAATAACTTCAATGGCAGTATTTCTGGGAAGAGCATAGTAAAATGGAAAGCAATGGTGAATGAGGAAGATTATAGCAAGTCAAGAGCTATTCACCTTCGTTTTAGTTTCTTCAAATTCAGTTCTGTGAACTATCAAGACACAGTAACCATTACAAGCAAAGGTCTGAACGTTgaactgaaaaaaattctaacAATCTTCACATCCATCGACTTCTCCTGCAATCACTTCGATGGGCAGATACCTATAGAAGTCGGGCAACTTAGGGCGCTTTATCTTCTCAACCTCTCACACAATTCTCTATCGGGTGAAATTCCTTCATCCATAGGAAATTTGAGTCAGCTGGGTTCTTTAGACCTTTCAAATAACAGGCTTAATGGCATAATCCCTTCAGATCTTGCAAGACTATCGTTTCTAGGAGTATTGAATCTCTCCTACAATCTGTTGGTTGGTAAGATCCCTATCGGCCCTCAAATCCAAACATTTTCACCAGATTCCTTCGTAGGTAACGAAGGATTATGCGGATCCCCTTTGCCGAAGGAATGCAAAACTGATATTCGACCATCTTCAGATACAAGAACCTCAGCAGGGGGAGTTTcagaaaatgaatttgaatggAAATACATAATAATTACCTTTGGATTCATATCAGGTGCGATCACGGGTGCAATCGCCGGTCTTTGGGTTTGGGAGAAAAAATCCGATACTTTGATGAGATGGGCCTCGGCTTTAGGTTTTGGTATCAAGAAAAGGGtttaa
- the LOC111790805 gene encoding mitochondrial succinate-fumarate transporter 1-like, which translates to MENQEARRSTTEQRSKKSIPPYMKAISGSLGGVMEACCLQPIDVIKTRLQLDRTGAYKGIVHCGATVTQTEGVRALWKGLTPFATHLTLKYALRMGSNAVLQSAFKDSETGKLSNHARLVSGFGAGVLEALVIVTPFEVVKIRLQQQKGLSPDLLKYKGPVHCARMIIREEGLLGLWAGAAPTVMRNGTNQAAMFTAKNAFDVVLWNRHEGDGKVLQPWQSMVSGFLAGTAGPLCTGPFDVVKTRLMAQSRGTGELKYKGMFHAIRTIYAEEGLFTLWKGLLPRLMRIPPGQAIVWAVADQFIGLYEKSHLHDAPI; encoded by the exons ATGGAGAACCAGGAAGCTCGTCGGTCGACTACGGAACAGAGATCGAAGAAATCGATTCCTCCATACATGAAGGCGATCTCTGGTTCTCTCGGAGGGGTGATGGAGGCCTGTTGTCTACAGCCGATTGATGTTATCAAGACTAGGTTGCAGCTCGATCGGACCGGGGCTTACAAGGGGATTGTCCACTGTGGAGCCACGGTTACGCAAACGGAAGGAGTTCGGGCTCTTTGGAAGGGATTGACTCCGTTCGCTACTCACCTGACCTTGAAATATGCGCTTCGCATGGGGTCCAATGCAGTGCTTCAGTCCGCGTTTAAGGATTCGGAGACTGGAAAGCTTAGCAATCACGCTCGTCTGGTTTCTGGATTCGGTGCCGGGGTTTTGGAGGCTCTCGTCATTGTTACTCCATTTGAG GTGGTGAAAATTAGATTGCAGCAGCAGAAAGGACTGAGTCCTGATCTCCTTAAGTACAAGGGTCCAGTGCACTGTGCTCGAATGATTATTCGAGAAGAAGGCCTTCTAGGGCTTTGGGCAGGTGCTGCTCCAACTGTTATGCGGAATGGTACAAACCAGGCTGCCATGTTTACTGCCAAGAATGCTTTTGATGTTGTTCTTTGGAACAGACATGAAGGGGATGGAAAAGTCCTTCAGCCATGGCAGTCAATGGTATCGGGATTCCTAGCAGGCACAGCAGGCCCTTTATGCACTGGTCCTTTTGATGTTGTGAAAACTAGGTTAATGGCCCAGAGCCGAGGCACTGGTGAACTCAAGTACAAAGGCATGTTCCATGCTATCAGAACTATATACGCAGAGGAGGGACTTTTTACTTTATGGAAAGGGCTGCTGCCCCGACTCATGAGGATTCCACCAGGGCAGGCCATTGTGTGGGCTGTGGCCGATCAATTTATTGGCTTGTATGAGAAGAGTCATCTTCATGATGCTCCCATATGA
- the LOC111791766 gene encoding dnaJ protein ERDJ3A, with protein MEIRLSPFILIMASLFLFLLSEAKTMDPYKVLGVERNASQREIQKAFHKLSLQYHPDKNKKKSAQHKFEEINNAYEILSDEEKRKNFDLYGDEKGSPGFGPDYSGDQGGGHTFFTNEGRRQGQQNFKPQWQGTGGQGGSQSFSFSFGGPSGGSNPFGFGMEDIFSNFFGGGFKDEGNFGSHFKAQSGSKSSSIIKVVNKQVFKQEVVGQGVTWLLFPITSSLKGVDHVQSIIEDVASSLQGALKAGRIDCESESSLCKDLGIYPHRTPRIFVYSYIKSTDGSLVEYSGDVAVKNLKSFCQEHFPRFSRRVDLRQFDFSSNNGGRLPTLMLLSTKKDTPVIWRVLSGMYNKQFSFYDAEVTDVSDPTIKKLGVDALPAIVGWLSNGERHVLRTGINVKDLRSAIDDLSYLLDGFEKKNRKAASKPASKTQSDSAQNRIPLLTGSNFDSICGKNTPVCVIGAFKSSKARNKLEMILNMVSQKTLSRRQISAPSSKESISYSLVDATKQPSFLKAFDSAGFKSSDQILIAYKRRKEKFAAHLGEMTEEEVEKFIGSVLNGDITFTKTRQKPVLK; from the exons ATGGAGATTCGTCTTTCGCCGTTCATTCTCATTATGGCGTCTTTGTTCCTTTTCCTGTTGTCGGAGGCCAAAACCATGGACCCTTATAAG GTTCTTGGAGTTGAGAGGAATGCGAGTCAGCGGGAAATTCAGAAAGCTTTCCACAA GCTTTCTCTTCAGTATCATCCagataagaataagaaaaaaagcGCACAACATAAGTTTGAAGAAATCAATAACG catatgaaattttatcagatgaagagaagagaaaaaattttgatttgtatgGCGATGAAAAAGGTAGCCCTGGGTTTGGCCCTGACTATTCAGGGGATCAAGGTGGTGGACATACATTCTTTACGAACGAAGGAAGAAGACAGGGTCAGCAGAACTTCAAGCCACAGTGGCAGGGTACTGGTGGACAAGGAGGTTCACAGTCTTTCTCATTTTCCTTTGGTGGACCGAGTGGTGGTTCAAATCCCTTCGGCTTTGGTATGGAGGatatattttccaatttttttggaGGTGGCTTTAAGGATGAGGGTAATTTTGGTAGCCACTTTAAGGCCCAATCTGGATCTAAGAGTTCCTCAATCATCAAGGTCGTTAATAAACAAGTGTTTAAGCAAGAAGTTGTGGGCCAGGGAGTAACTTGGCTTCTGTTTCCCATCACGTCATCTCTGAAGGGAGTTGATCATGTTCAATCAATTATAGAGGATGTTGCCAGTTCGTTGCAGGGAGCTTTAAAG GCTGGAAGGATAGATTGTGAATCAGAATCCTCTCTCTGCAAAGACCTTGGCATTTATCCTCATCGGACTCCTAGAATATTTGTCTATTCATACATAAAAAGCACCGATGGTTCTTTGGTAGAGTACAGTGGGGACGTTGCTgtgaagaatttgaaaagttttTGTCAAGAGCATTTTCCCAGGTTCTCTCGACGGGTCGATTTGAGGCAATTTGACTTCTCTTCCAACAATGGAGGAAGATTACCCACTTTAATGCTTCTGTCAACCAAAAAGGATACACCTGTTATCTGGCGTGTCCTTAGCGGGATGTATAACAAGCAGTTCAGTTTCTATGATGCAGAG GTCACGGATGTTTCAGATCCTACAATAAAGAAGTTAGGAGTCGATGCCCTTCCAGCTATAGTGGGTTGGCTATCAAATGGAGAGAGGCACGTTCTTAGAACAGGGATCAATGTGAAAGATTTGAGATCTGCCATTGATGATCTCAGTTATTTACTTGATGGTTTTGAGAAAAAGAACAGGAAGGCAGCGTCAAAGCCAGCCTCCAAAACACAATCTGATTCTGCACAGAATCGGATCCCTCTATTGACAGGGTCCAACTTTGATTCTATCTGTGGGAAGAACACTCCTGTTTGTGTTATTGGTGCCTTCAAATCTTCTAAAGCAAGGAATAAATTGGAAATGATCCTAAACATG GTGTCTCAGAAGACATTGTCAAGGCGTCAGATCTCTGCGCCTAGCTCTAAGGAATCCATATCCTATTCTCTCGTAGATGCAACAAAGCAACCATCGTTTCTTAAAGCATTTGACAGTGCTGGATTTAAATCCTCTGACCAAATACTGATCGCATACAAACGTCGAAAGGAGAAATTTGCAGCACATTTGGGTGAAATGACAGAAGAAGAGGTAGAAAAATTTATCGGCTCAGTACTTAATGGGGACATTACATTCACCAAGACCCGCCAGAAACCTGTCTTGAAGTGA
- the LOC111791899 gene encoding pyruvate decarboxylase 1 isoform X1, giving the protein MDTKIGSLDACKPANNAVCCPSNGSVCTIQNSVPSTVVTSSEATLGRHLARRLVQIGITDVFSVPGDFNLTLLDHLIAEPGLNNIGCCNELNAGYAADGYARSRGVGACVVTFTVGGLSVLNAIAGAYSENLPLICIVGGPNSNDYGTNRILHHTIGLPDFSQELRCFQTVTCFQAVVNNLEDAHELIDTAISTALKESKPVYISIGCNLPGIPHPTFSRDPVPFSLSPKVSNPHGLEAAVEAAAQFLNKAVKPVLVGGPKLRVAKGCDAFVELADACGYALSVMPSAKGLVPEHHPHFIGTYWGAVSTSFCAEIVESADSYLFAGPIFNDYSSVGYSLLLKREKAIIVQPDRVTIGNGPTFGCVLMKDFLQALSKRVNKNTTAYENYHRIFVPEGHPLKSEPKEALRVNILFQHIQKMLSGQTAVIAETGDSWFNCQKLKLPKGCGYEFQMQYGSIGWSVGATLGYAQAVPEKRVIACIGDGSFQVTAQDISTMIRCGQKTIIFLINNGGYTIEVEIHDGPYNVIKNWNYTALVDAIHNGEGKCWTTKVRCEEELIEAIGTATGDKKDSLCFIEVIAHKDDTSKELLEWGSRVSAANSRPPNPQ; this is encoded by the exons ATGGACACCAAAATCGGATCGCTCGATGCTTGCAAACCCGCCAACAACGCTGTCTGTTGCCCATCCAACGGCTCTGTTTGCACCATCCAAAATTCCGTCCCCTCCACCGTCGTCACCTCGTCGGAGGCTACACTTGGCCGCCACCTGGCGCGGCGCCTGGTCCAAATCGGTATCACCGATGTGTTCTCCGTTCCCGGCGATTTTAACCTGACGCTTCTCGACCATTTAATCGCCGAGCCTGGGCTCAACAACATCGGCTGCTGTAACGAGCTTAATGCTGGATATGCCGCTGATGGCTACGCCAGATCCCGCGGCGTCGGTGCGTGTGTCGTCACGTTCACCGTCGGCGGTCTTAGCGTTCTGAATGCCATAGCCGGCGCCTACAGTGAGAACTTGCCACTCATTTGCATCGTCGGTGGCCCTAACTCCAATGACTATGGAACTAACAGAATCCTTCATCACACTATCGGCCTCCCTGACTTCAGCCAAGAACTCCGATGCTTTCAAACCGTCACTTGCTTTCAG gCTGTTGTGAATAATCTTGAAGATGCTCATGAGTTGATTGATACAGCCATTTCTACTGCCTTGAAAGAAAGCAAGCCTGTTTATATAAGTATTGGTTGTAATTTGCCTGGGATTCCTCACCCCACCTTCAGCCGTGATCCAGTTCCATTTTCGCTTTCTCCCAA AGTGAGCAATCCACATGGGCTAGAGGCGGCAGTGGAGGCGGCGGCACAATTCTTGAACAAGGCCGTGAAGCCAGTGCTTGTTGGTGGGCCTAAATTGCGAGTTGCCAAGGGCTGTGATGCTTTTGTGGAGCTCGCTGATGCTTGTGGCTACGCCTTGTCTGTGATGCCATCGGCGAAAGGGCTTGTCCCCGAGCACCATCCTCATTTCATTGGAACTTACTGGGGCGCTGTCAGTACCTCCTTCTGTGCCGAGATTGTGGAGTCTGCTGATTCATACTTGTTTGCCGGACCCATTTTCAATGACTACAGCTCTGTTGGGTACTCTCTTTTGCTCAAAAGGGAGAAGGCCATTATTGTGCAGCCCGATCGGGTGACCATCGGCAACGGACCCACATTTGGTTGTGTTCTAATGAAAGATTTCCTTCAAGCACTTTCAAAACGTGTTAACAAAAACACCACGGCATATGAAAACTACCATAGAATCTTTGTTCCTGAAGGCCATCCTTTGAAATCAGAACCCAAAGAAGCGTTGAGGgtcaatattttattccaaCACATTCAAAAGATGCTCAGTGGTCAAACGGCTGTGATTGCTGAGACGGGGGACTCTTGGTTCAACTGCCAGAAACTTAAATTGCCAAAGGGATGCGG ATATGAGTTCCAAATGCAGTATGGTTCTATTGGTTGGTCAGTTGGCGCCACTCTTGGATATGCACAGGCTGTACCAGAGAAGAGAGTAATTGCCTGTATTGGTGATGGAAGCTTCCAG GTGACTGCACAAGACATATCGACAATGATCCGTTGCGGACAGAAAACCATCATATTCTTGATAAACAATGGTGGTTACACGATTGAAGTCGAGATCCACGACGGGCCTTACAATGTGATCAAGAATTGGAACTACACGGCATTGGTCGATGCAATCCACAACGGGGAGGGGAAGTGTTGGACGACAAAG GTTCGATGCGAGGAAGAGCTTATTGAGGCCATTGGAACAGCCACAGGAGACAAAAAGGACAGCTTGTGTTTCATTGAGGTAATCGCTCACAAGGATGATACTAGCAAAGAGCTATTGGAATGGGGCTCTAGAGTCTCTGCTGCCAACAGCCGCCCTCCCAATCCTCAgtaa
- the LOC111791899 gene encoding pyruvate decarboxylase 1 isoform X2 translates to MDTKIGSLDACKPANNAVCCPSNGSVCTIQNSVPSTVVTSSEATLGRHLARRLVQIGITDVFSVPGDFNLTLLDHLIAEPGLNNIGCCNELNAGYAADGYARSRGVGACVVTFTVGGLSVLNAIAGAYSENLPLICIVGGPNSNDYGTNRILHHTIGLPDFSQELRCFQTVTCFQAVVNNLEDAHELIDTAISTALKESKPVYISIGCNLPGIPHPTFSRDPVPFSLSPKVSNPHGLEAAVEAAAQFLNKAVKPVLVGGPKLRVAKGCDAFVELADACGYALSVMPSAKGLVPEHHPHFIGTYWGAVSTSFCAEIVESADSYLFAGPIFNDYSSVGYSLLLKREKAIIVQPDRVTIGNGPTFGCVLMKDFLQALSKRVNKNTTAYENYHRIFVPEGHPLKSEPKEALRVNILFQHIQKMLSGQTAVIAETGDSWFNCQKLKLPKGCGYEFQMQYGSIGWSVGATLGYAQAVPEKRVIACIGDGSFQVTAQDISTMIRCGQKTIIFLINNGGYTIEVEIHDGPYNVIKNWNYTALVDAIHNGEGKCWTTKVRCEEELIEAIGTATGDKKDSLCFIEVAVVRGEAEV, encoded by the exons ATGGACACCAAAATCGGATCGCTCGATGCTTGCAAACCCGCCAACAACGCTGTCTGTTGCCCATCCAACGGCTCTGTTTGCACCATCCAAAATTCCGTCCCCTCCACCGTCGTCACCTCGTCGGAGGCTACACTTGGCCGCCACCTGGCGCGGCGCCTGGTCCAAATCGGTATCACCGATGTGTTCTCCGTTCCCGGCGATTTTAACCTGACGCTTCTCGACCATTTAATCGCCGAGCCTGGGCTCAACAACATCGGCTGCTGTAACGAGCTTAATGCTGGATATGCCGCTGATGGCTACGCCAGATCCCGCGGCGTCGGTGCGTGTGTCGTCACGTTCACCGTCGGCGGTCTTAGCGTTCTGAATGCCATAGCCGGCGCCTACAGTGAGAACTTGCCACTCATTTGCATCGTCGGTGGCCCTAACTCCAATGACTATGGAACTAACAGAATCCTTCATCACACTATCGGCCTCCCTGACTTCAGCCAAGAACTCCGATGCTTTCAAACCGTCACTTGCTTTCAG gCTGTTGTGAATAATCTTGAAGATGCTCATGAGTTGATTGATACAGCCATTTCTACTGCCTTGAAAGAAAGCAAGCCTGTTTATATAAGTATTGGTTGTAATTTGCCTGGGATTCCTCACCCCACCTTCAGCCGTGATCCAGTTCCATTTTCGCTTTCTCCCAA AGTGAGCAATCCACATGGGCTAGAGGCGGCAGTGGAGGCGGCGGCACAATTCTTGAACAAGGCCGTGAAGCCAGTGCTTGTTGGTGGGCCTAAATTGCGAGTTGCCAAGGGCTGTGATGCTTTTGTGGAGCTCGCTGATGCTTGTGGCTACGCCTTGTCTGTGATGCCATCGGCGAAAGGGCTTGTCCCCGAGCACCATCCTCATTTCATTGGAACTTACTGGGGCGCTGTCAGTACCTCCTTCTGTGCCGAGATTGTGGAGTCTGCTGATTCATACTTGTTTGCCGGACCCATTTTCAATGACTACAGCTCTGTTGGGTACTCTCTTTTGCTCAAAAGGGAGAAGGCCATTATTGTGCAGCCCGATCGGGTGACCATCGGCAACGGACCCACATTTGGTTGTGTTCTAATGAAAGATTTCCTTCAAGCACTTTCAAAACGTGTTAACAAAAACACCACGGCATATGAAAACTACCATAGAATCTTTGTTCCTGAAGGCCATCCTTTGAAATCAGAACCCAAAGAAGCGTTGAGGgtcaatattttattccaaCACATTCAAAAGATGCTCAGTGGTCAAACGGCTGTGATTGCTGAGACGGGGGACTCTTGGTTCAACTGCCAGAAACTTAAATTGCCAAAGGGATGCGG ATATGAGTTCCAAATGCAGTATGGTTCTATTGGTTGGTCAGTTGGCGCCACTCTTGGATATGCACAGGCTGTACCAGAGAAGAGAGTAATTGCCTGTATTGGTGATGGAAGCTTCCAG GTGACTGCACAAGACATATCGACAATGATCCGTTGCGGACAGAAAACCATCATATTCTTGATAAACAATGGTGGTTACACGATTGAAGTCGAGATCCACGACGGGCCTTACAATGTGATCAAGAATTGGAACTACACGGCATTGGTCGATGCAATCCACAACGGGGAGGGGAAGTGTTGGACGACAAAG GTTCGATGCGAGGAAGAGCTTATTGAGGCCATTGGAACAGCCACAGGAGACAAAAAGGACAGCTTGTGTTTCATTGAG GTTGCAGTTGTTCGTGGAGAAGCTGAAGTTTAA